The Juglans microcarpa x Juglans regia isolate MS1-56 chromosome 2S, Jm3101_v1.0, whole genome shotgun sequence genome has a window encoding:
- the LOC121251415 gene encoding inorganic phosphate transporter 1-4 — translation MAKEQLKVLNALDGAKTQWYHFTAIIIAGMGFFTDAYDLFCISLVTKLLGRIYYHVDGAAKPGTLPPNVSAAVNGVALCGTLAGQLFFGWLGDKLGRKKVYGLTLMLMFLCSVASALSFGHSAKAVMSTLCFFRFWLGFGIGGDYPLSATIMSEYANKKTRGAFIAAVFAMQGFGILGGGVFAIIMASIFKATFDAPAYEVDPLASTVPQADYLWRIILMVGALPAALTYYWRMKMPETARYTALVAKNANQAANDMSKVLQVDIEAEPQKIERLAQQPANSFGLFSKQFLRRHGLHLLGTTSTWFLLDIAFYSQNLFQKDIFSAIGWIPPAKTMNAIEEVFRIARAQTLIALCSTVPGYWFTVALIDKMGRFAIQLMGFFFMTVFMFALAFPYNHWTHKDNRIGFVVMYSLTFFFANFGPNATTFVVPAEIFPARLRSTCHGISAASGKLGAMVGAFGFLYLAQNQDKAKADAGYPAGIGVKNSLIVLGVINLLGLLFTFLVPESKGKSLEEMSGENEDES, via the coding sequence ATGGCCAAGGAACAATTGAAGGTGTTGAATGCGCTTGATGGTGCCAAAACTCAATGGTATCATTTTACTGCAATTATCATTGCTGGAATGGGGTTCTTCACCGATGCATATGATCTCTTCTGCATATCCCTTGTAACCAAATTGCTTGGCCGCATTTACTACCACGTCGATGGTGCAGCAAAGCCCGGCACATTGCCTCCCAATGTATCTGCTGCTGTTAATGGTGTTGCACTTTGTGGAACACTCGCAGGCCAGCTCTTCTTTGGATGGCTAGGTGACAAGTTGGGCAGAAAGAAAGTCTACGGCTTGACTCTGATGCTCATGTTTCTCTGCTCCGTTGCTTCAGCTCTTTCTTTTGGACACAGCGCAAAAGCTGTTATGAGCACCCTTTGCTTCTTTCGGTTCTGGCTTGGTTTTGGCATCGGTGGTGACTACCCACTTTCTGCTACCATTATGTCTGAATATGCAAACAAGAAGACTCGTGGAGCCTTCATTGCTGCAGTGTTTGCCATGCAGGGCTTTGGCATTTTAGGTGGTGGTGTGTTTGCTATTATCATGGCATCCATATTCAAGGCCACGTTTGATGCTCCCGCTTATGAAGTTGATCCACTTGCCTCCACTGTCCCTCAAGCGGATTATCTATGGCGTATTATTCTGATGGTTGGTGCTCTTCCTGCTGCACTCACCTACTACTGGAGGATGAAGATGCCTGAAACTGCCCGTTACACCGCCCTTGTTGCCAAGAATGCAAACCAGGCTGCAAATGATATGTCCAAGGTTCTCCAGGTTGACATTGAAGCAGAACCACAAAAGATTGAGCGGCTTGCTCAACAACCAGCCAATTCATTTGGTTTGTTCTCTAAGCAGTTTCTTCGTCGCCATGGACTTCACTTGCTGGGAACAACAAGCACCTGGTTCTTGCTTGACATTGCCTTTTACAGCCAGAATCTATTCCAAAAGGATATCTTCAGTGCAATTGGATGGATTCCACCGGCAAAGACCATGAATGCCATCGAGGAGGTCTTTAGAATTGCAAGGGCGCAAACACTGATTGCTCTATGCAGTACTGTTCCAGGCTACTGGTTCACAGTGGCTTTAATTGACAAGATGGGAAGGTTCGCCATCCAACTAATGGGTTTCTTCTTCATGACAGTGTTCATGTTTGCCCTGGCTTTTCCTTACAATCACTGGACTCATAAGGACAACCGCATTGGGTTTGTGGTGATGTATTCACTGACATTCTTCTTTGCAAATTTCGGGCCCAATGCCACCACATTTGTCGTGCCGGCTGAGATTTTCCCGGCCAGGCTGAGGTCTACCTGCCATGGCATATCTGCAGCATCAGGAAAGCTTGGAGCTATGGTTGGAGCATTCGGTTTCTTGTATTTAGCTCAGAACCAGGATAAGGCCAAGGCAGATGCAGGGTACCCTGCTGGTATTGGGGTGAAGAACTCGCTCATTGTGTTGGGTGTGATCAACTTACTTGGCCTACTGTTCACTTTCCTGGTGCCAGAATCAAAGGGTAAATCTCTGGAGGAGATGTCAGGTGAGAATGAGGATGAAAGTTGA